CATGGACGACTTCTCACAGGAATTGCGATGGAGCGAGGACTACGGGATATTAATTACCGAGAGCGGTGAGGAGAAAAATTTCCAGCAGTTAAGCGGGGGTGAGAAAATGGGGGCAGCGCTTGCTCTGCGACTTGCGCTCCTCAAGATGCTTTCCAACTCGGATTTCGTGTTTCTCGATGAACCCACGCAGAACATGGATGAGATACGAAGAGAGAACCTCTCAGAGCAGATAATGAACATCAAAGGCTTCAAACAAATTTTTGTTATATCCCACGATGACACGTTTAATGAGAAATACGGACATGTTGTGAAAATCGAAAAAATCAATGGTGAAAGCAGGGTTATTCATGAAAAACTTTAAGAAAGTTTTATCAAAAACTGTTGCGTCAGTTTACACCGCGCACACGTATGGCGAAGCCATACGTGGACACACCCTCCCGAGGCGTGACTCGGGATGTCATAAAGGGGCGTAACCCTTTATGAAAAACTTTAGGAAAGTTTTATCAAACGAAGGGGTATGCAAAGCATACCCCAACACGCCCTCCCGAGGCGTGACTCGGGACGTCATAAAGGGGCGTAACCCTTTATGATAGACCTGAAAAACATCTCTTTGCAGTTTGATGCCAAGCTTGCCGCAATAAAATCGTACGATGTTGAGCGCTCAGAATTAACAGAGGAGTACAGGAAAGAACTTGCAAAATGGACGAGTATTGATATTTCAATGAACGGGCGTCTCCCTTCGTACAGCGGAGCTAAAATCCTTGAAGAGGGAAAACTCATCCATCCTTTTCAATATAACTGGAAAAACCGACATGAAGCGATGGAGTGGGTGGACTCTGTACTTTGCGGAGTTGCAGTTGGAGCAGTTGACGGAAGCCAGATATATTCGGATAAGAATTTTGAGATGCCAATTGCAGTGCTTCAGGCATCGTGCATATTTAACAGGCATACCGACAAAAGAGAGTATAAACAGGAAACAGAGGCTGCGATAATAACACCTGATGAGTTCGAGGCTGCAAGCGTGTATTCCTTCGGAAGCGAATACGTGGATGCGCGCCGTTTTTCCATGGAATGCGATTCCATCATAGCGCTCATCAGGGAACATGAAAAGCTCTGCGTCCTGCTGGACGGGGCGCTTATTCTATCTCATATAAACGTGCTGAACAGGAATATCAGGCAGATTTACATAAACGCAATCATTAAGCTTCTTGATGCCTCTAAAAAAACAGAGAATCCTGTGATCGGTTTTATCGATACAACAATGCCGCGGGATATTACCCTTATGATGCATTTCTTTTTCAAATTAAAAAAGAGTAAACTGTCTGACACGCATCTTTTTTCCAGCCTTCTATGGGGAGAGAGGACAGCAGCATTTGTTTGCGACAGGGACGATAGAAGAGGCGGGGAATCCAGATCCGTGCTGGATAACTATGAATCGTTTAGGAATGATATAGCCTTTTTTTATATGAGATTGAGCAGCGGTCTTCCGGCGCGCGTTGAATTCCCGGCATGGGCATATGAAAAAGGGCTGGTTGATAAAATCGCAGACATCATACGCGCCCAGTGTGTGATCCGTGGCAATTACCCTGATATCCTGATGCGGGCGCATGATGCGGCTATTATACGGTTGAATGAGCATACTTTGTTCTACGGGATGTTTGATAATTTCTGCAAGGCACATGGGATTAAGATACATAAGAGCGCAAAATATTTTCATAAAAGGGTGATATGATGGCATTAGGAGACATAATCCGGGTTGAAAACGCAAACACATATCTGGTAAAAATACCGCCGGATGCACAAAAAGAGCGCATCGGCAGGTTTGTTAAAATTAAAAAGGATGATGGAATTATAATAGGTGTCATAAAAAACATCACGCACTCGATACGCGAAGACCTGATTCCTTATATCGAGCCTGACATGCAGCCAAAGTATGCCCCCTTTAATGAGGATTTCAGGAACAGTTATTATGTCATTCATGGATTGGGGGTAATGAGTAAGGGAGAGGCGAAATACGAACTAGATTCCCCACCGGATGTCAGGGACTGTGTTGAGATTTTGAATCCTGATGAGTTAAGGGAATTCCATACCAGTAATGGCAAGCCCAGCATCGCATATTTCCATACTAACACGGAGCTTGATAAAAAAGTTCTCTTCAGCATGCTTGCACAGCTTGAGACCCAGTTTCCTGAATGCACAGCAATGCTCAGGCTGGTTAGAAAATATATTGAGAGGGATGGCAAATGATCGGGACTGTCAATTTTTCAGATGAACAGGGTTTCACTTTTATTTCATGTGAGCGGCTCCCAAAAGGGATGTTCGTGTCCTATACCGATACTGGAAAAAAGATTCTGTGCAGGGTAAAACACGGCGAGCCAAGGAATCAATATCCTGAGGAGTTCCTTACTGATATGAAAATCGAGGCAGAGGAAATATCGAGATTTTACGGCTTTGACCCTCAGGATTTTAAGTATTATTCATATTCAGCTTCGGTTATAGGTTATTTCGATAATGCCATGGGCGAATTCATAAACCCCAGGACAAATCCTGCATGCGGTGTAAAAATAGAACAAGCCGGTGATGATGTCCTGAAGGATGTGAACAAAGTTCAAAAAGGCACATCAGGCTCTGCATTTATGGGAACTATTCTGGGTTCCAATACGGATATGGTATTGTCTGTTCGCGATATCGTGAGCCAGCATCTGTCTGTCATTGCATCCACAGGTGCAGGGAAATCATATACTGTCGGGGTTCTGGTTGAAGAGCTCTTGAAACCTTATAACATGGCGCCGGTTCTGATTTTTGATCCACACGGTGAATACTCCACGTTGAGCGAGGTTCAGAATAGACTGGAGTTCATCACGCCTTCTTATCGTCCAAAAGTAAAAACCGTAAAGCCAAAGGATATAAAAATACGCATTAGTGACCTTCTTGTAAGCGATTTTATCAGTATAATGGACGACGGCACCATGTCTGATAAGATGAAAACCATCTTTAGATCAGCCTATCATAACCTTAAAAACAACAGCAAGAAACCATTCACGCGCAATGAACTTAAAACTGAGATAGAGGCGCTGGGCGACGAAACAAACAAACCCACTATCGAAGGCATCCTATGGAGGTTTGGGAAGATTTACGCCAACATATTCGATGATTTCCAGACAATTCCACTTGCTGATTATTTCAAAGTAGGACAGCTTACGATACTGGATGTCTCAGGCATCGAGGAAGCCTTCCAGCAGTTGATAGCATCGGTCATGCTGCGCCGGCTGTTCGATGCGCGCGAGGGCACTGAGAACAACAGGTACAATGAATCCCATGTGGATAAGTTCCTGCCCTATCCTGTATTCGTGGTTATCGAAGAGGCGCACAGGTTTGCGCCGCACAGCGGCGAGGCGAAATCAAAGGGCATCCTTAAAACTATTCTATCTGAAGGCAGGAAGTTCGGCGTGGGCGTATGCCTGGTCTCCCAGCGCCCGAGCAAATTAGATGCGGATTCGCTTTCCCAGTGCATGACCCAGATCACGATGCGAATAATCAACCCCACAGACCAGCAGCAGATCGCCCAGAGCATCGAGTCTGCGAGCAGGGAACTGATATCAGAGCTGCCAGCGCTTGCGAAGGGTCAGGCGATAATCTCAGGCGTGGGGATAAACACGCCAGCGCTTGTGAAAATAAGGAAGAGGCACACGAGTGATGTCAAGGGAAAGAGCAAGGATGCGCCGGCGCTGTGGCAGGCGCAGAGAAAGTATGAGGAGAAGAATGAGGCGCCGGAAGTGAGAGCGGATGAGGAGATGGATGTGGGGGTTTAGTTATCAACCACTTTGTTTTCTGAGGGCATCAATTCGTGGCCACCTAATGTATCGTACAATGGGTATGTATATGGAGTAAATACAAACAATGGAAAAAGGCATGATGTTTCGAAAGCTATTCGCATATTTTATCATTTTTATTAGGGATTTCAAACCAGCTTCATCGCCGCTTTCAAGTCAATCGGCTTGATCAAATTCTTTGTAGCCTCGAAATGACGGGTATCGTCCGTGAGAATATTCCTGATATTTTCAACCACACCCGTTGCTGCAATCACAGAATCAACTGTGGGGATATCATATCTTAGACGCAGATCTCCGGCGCGCATTGCGATTGTACGGGTAACATTTACAAAAATCAATCTAGAAGATAATAGTTCTTGCCTAGTTTTACGCATTCGTTCCTCATCTATCATGCCCAGTCTTTTTGTTAATTCTGTGAGGGAGATAACCGAACATATTGCCTCGATATCCCCATCAGTTATTGCGCCGGCTAAGTCAAGATAAGAATCATCTTTGAAAAGTTTCGCCAGATGCATCGTATCTATTAAAATCCTATCCATCCGATCACTTCTTCAAGTTCTTCTTAATGTCTTTTCTATTAACCTCTCCCTCTCTTTTTCTATCTCTTCATCGCGCTCCCGATCTTCTATTATTTCTTTTGTCAAAGCTTCCACGTCAAGGTCTGGCCACGAACCACAAAGTTTTCTAAGATCTGTCGGAGGTAACATCTTAATATAGCCCTCCTCCTCCATAAGTACCAGCTTCTTGCCTTTTTTAAGCCCGTACTTTTTCCTGAGTCTTGCAGGGATGATCACTTGTCCCTTTGTGCTCATTATTACTGTTTCTATTCCCATGTGTCTTACTCCACTTACTATGTAAGACTAACACTATAAATCTGTTTCGCTCCTTCTTGAGTAATATAATCAAGTAAAATCTATTTCCCCCAACTCTGCCTTCACCACCTTAATCACCCAATAATCCTACTGGACAACTTCAATGCCAAGATTTAATCGTTTTGCTTGTTTTATTAGTATAGCATCGCAAGTAAGGGAAGATGGATGTGGGGGTGTGAAGTTTATAGATGGCAGATACTCCTTTCATGCAGCGCTTCTTACAAATTTCTGTGGGATTGCTACCCAATTTATCCAAATAATCCTTATATCATTAAAGCAAATATGACCCTCATGAAAGTCAGCTTCTCATCCCTTGCCCTCGTGAACAACCCTTTTGACTGGGCTTATGACCTTGAAGACCTGGGCTTTTCGGGCTGGGAAGTGGTGAGCGAAGGCAGGCAGCAGTTAAATGAAGGAACACTGTCAGAAATAAGGAATGTTGTCGAAACCACGCATCTTGTACTTACGCTTCATCTTCCCTTCTCCGACCTTAATCTTGGAAGTTTGAATCATCCCATCTGGAAAGAGACAATCCGGCAGATGACCAAGTGCATCGAAAGAGCCTCGGACTTCGTGGAGCTTGCTGTTGTTCATCCCGGTCATCTCTCTCCTCTCGGGATGCAATTGCCTGATATGGCATGGCAGCAGAGTCTTGAAGGCTTGCGGTCAATCTGCGATTTTGCGGATGAGCTCAGCATTACAATTGGAGTG
This DNA window, taken from Candidatus Methanoperedens sp., encodes the following:
- a CDS encoding ATP-binding protein — its product is MIGTVNFSDEQGFTFISCERLPKGMFVSYTDTGKKILCRVKHGEPRNQYPEEFLTDMKIEAEEISRFYGFDPQDFKYYSYSASVIGYFDNAMGEFINPRTNPACGVKIEQAGDDVLKDVNKVQKGTSGSAFMGTILGSNTDMVLSVRDIVSQHLSVIASTGAGKSYTVGVLVEELLKPYNMAPVLIFDPHGEYSTLSEVQNRLEFITPSYRPKVKTVKPKDIKIRISDLLVSDFISIMDDGTMSDKMKTIFRSAYHNLKNNSKKPFTRNELKTEIEALGDETNKPTIEGILWRFGKIYANIFDDFQTIPLADYFKVGQLTILDVSGIEEAFQQLIASVMLRRLFDAREGTENNRYNESHVDKFLPYPVFVVIEEAHRFAPHSGEAKSKGILKTILSEGRKFGVGVCLVSQRPSKLDADSLSQCMTQITMRIINPTDQQQIAQSIESASRELISELPALAKGQAIISGVGINTPALVKIRKRHTSDVKGKSKDAPALWQAQRKYEEKNEAPEVRADEEMDVGV
- a CDS encoding PIN domain-containing protein, which gives rise to MDRILIDTMHLAKLFKDDSYLDLAGAITDGDIEAICSVISLTELTKRLGMIDEERMRKTRQELLSSRLIFVNVTRTIAMRAGDLRLRYDIPTVDSVIAATGVVENIRNILTDDTRHFEATKNLIKPIDLKAAMKLV
- a CDS encoding sugar phosphate isomerase/epimerase, which encodes MTLMKVSFSSLALVNNPFDWAYDLEDLGFSGWEVVSEGRQQLNEGTLSEIRNVVETTHLVLTLHLPFSDLNLGSLNHPIWKETIRQMTKCIERASDFVELAVVHPGHLSPLGMQLPDMAWQQSLEGLRSICDFADELSITIGVENMVNMQHVFGKQPGEILGMIESLERENVGLTLDIGHANTNGNVFEFLEDLSKVVHVHLHDNKGKSDEHLELGKGNINWKEVMRKLKGYKGRFVTEARTVEEGTASLKYLNSIK
- a CDS encoding DNA double-strand break repair nuclease NurA → MIDLKNISLQFDAKLAAIKSYDVERSELTEEYRKELAKWTSIDISMNGRLPSYSGAKILEEGKLIHPFQYNWKNRHEAMEWVDSVLCGVAVGAVDGSQIYSDKNFEMPIAVLQASCIFNRHTDKREYKQETEAAIITPDEFEAASVYSFGSEYVDARRFSMECDSIIALIREHEKLCVLLDGALILSHINVLNRNIRQIYINAIIKLLDASKKTENPVIGFIDTTMPRDITLMMHFFFKLKKSKLSDTHLFSSLLWGERTAAFVCDRDDRRGGESRSVLDNYESFRNDIAFFYMRLSSGLPARVEFPAWAYEKGLVDKIADIIRAQCVIRGNYPDILMRAHDAAIIRLNEHTLFYGMFDNFCKAHGIKIHKSAKYFHKRVI